The following are encoded in a window of Flavobacteriales bacterium genomic DNA:
- a CDS encoding PKD domain-containing protein: MMKDHDAFERSLKDALAHYEVPYNSADWAKLEQRLGAPRGKAWQTSAGLYVLLFAGSLAVATTLHQLFQEVNMVDGTGQGSGSILAETPETDSATAPSGLVLEQESVSVKAGTPSEASDDEHDRRSNRPRQPSTTPASPVAMPPSESGAGARPAVTSTASVVKPSITEGCPGTTVNFHLENIPDDGIHLWNFGDGSFSNKAKPTHTYAKAGTYEVTLSYSSLGGGNFANKPASDRIVIHEAPEAAFQFHRREFPNTVPSVHFENHSVHGKKFHWDFGDGHTSTIAHPDHVYKKKGDHVVTLTVTNDKGCVDRVERVVRIESDYELLAPKAFSPNDDGVNNQFMPEALRTLGAKFHMSIFDGSTGQLLYETNDPGRPWNGRISNRGDKCAPGEYVWVVEMKDGEKLGGTYNGKVSLVR, encoded by the coding sequence ATGATGAAGGATCATGATGCATTCGAACGCTCCTTGAAGGATGCGCTGGCGCACTATGAGGTGCCCTACAATTCTGCCGACTGGGCCAAGCTGGAACAACGCTTGGGCGCCCCCCGGGGCAAGGCTTGGCAGACCTCGGCGGGCCTGTATGTGCTGCTGTTCGCCGGAAGCCTGGCCGTGGCCACCACACTGCACCAACTCTTCCAAGAGGTGAACATGGTGGATGGAACTGGCCAAGGATCCGGATCGATCTTGGCTGAGACACCTGAGACGGACAGCGCCACGGCTCCCTCGGGGCTGGTGCTGGAGCAGGAGAGCGTCTCCGTAAAGGCAGGAACGCCGAGCGAAGCTTCCGACGACGAACATGACAGGCGTTCCAACAGGCCCCGCCAGCCCTCGACCACACCAGCCTCACCTGTGGCCATGCCTCCATCGGAGAGCGGGGCCGGCGCCAGACCCGCAGTTACTTCCACAGCATCGGTCGTCAAACCCAGTATCACCGAAGGATGCCCCGGAACCACGGTGAACTTCCACTTGGAGAACATTCCGGATGATGGTATCCATCTGTGGAATTTCGGCGACGGCAGCTTCTCCAACAAGGCCAAGCCCACACACACCTATGCCAAGGCGGGCACCTATGAGGTGACACTGTCCTACTCTTCCTTGGGTGGCGGCAATTTCGCCAACAAGCCGGCCTCTGATCGGATCGTGATCCATGAGGCACCCGAAGCCGCATTCCAGTTCCACCGGAGGGAGTTCCCCAATACGGTCCCCTCCGTGCATTTCGAGAACCATAGTGTGCATGGGAAGAAGTTCCACTGGGACTTCGGCGACGGCCACACGAGCACCATCGCCCACCCCGATCATGTTTACAAGAAGAAGGGCGACCACGTGGTGACCCTGACCGTGACCAACGACAAAGGCTGTGTGGATCGTGTGGAGCGCGTAGTGCGGATCGAGAGTGACTACGAACTCTTGGCTCCGAAGGCATTCTCGCCCAACGACGATGGTGTGAACAACCAGTTCATGCCCGAAGCGTTGCGAACCCTGGGCGCCAAGTTCCACATGTCCATTTTCGATGGCTCCACCGGGCAACTGTTGTATGAAACGAACGACCCCGGCCGGCCATGGAACGGTCGCATCAGCAACCGAGGCGACAAGTGCGCACCCGGCGAATACGTGTGGGTGGTGGAGATGAAGGACGGAGAGAAGCTCGGAGGCACCTACAACGGCAAAGTGAGCCTGGTCCGCTGA
- a CDS encoding sigma-70 family RNA polymerase sigma factor has protein sequence MSSVLADRTSSSKGATHLKVSWVGVENPEGEAERSGELIDGCLQEDRRAQQRVYELFYGKMMAVCLRYTKNTDQAKDILQDGFIKVFRSMDSFNRAGSFEGWIRRIMVNTAIDHFRRAKNSYLLLGEERSIEDFGDQDEEDVLAEENEEETFDVKPADVINAMQKLTPAYRTVFNLYVFEELTHKEISEMLGINIGTSKSNLAKAKINLKKLLNKGRSPR, from the coding sequence ATGTCCAGCGTTTTGGCCGACCGAACCTCTTCCTCCAAGGGCGCTACGCACCTGAAGGTGTCGTGGGTCGGGGTGGAGAACCCCGAGGGGGAGGCGGAGCGATCCGGCGAACTGATCGATGGCTGCCTTCAGGAAGACCGACGGGCGCAGCAACGCGTGTACGAACTGTTCTATGGCAAGATGATGGCCGTGTGCCTTCGGTACACGAAGAACACCGACCAGGCCAAGGACATCCTCCAGGACGGCTTCATCAAGGTCTTCCGCAGCATGGATTCCTTCAACCGGGCCGGTTCCTTCGAGGGCTGGATCAGGAGGATCATGGTGAACACCGCCATCGACCATTTCCGCCGTGCGAAGAACTCCTACCTCCTGCTCGGTGAAGAGCGGAGTATCGAGGACTTCGGCGATCAGGACGAAGAGGATGTGCTGGCGGAAGAGAACGAGGAGGAGACATTCGACGTAAAGCCGGCCGATGTGATCAACGCCATGCAGAAATTGACCCCGGCCTACCGAACGGTGTTCAACCTGTACGTGTTCGAGGAACTCACCCACAAGGAGATCAGCGAGATGCTGGGCATCAACATCGGCACCTCGAAAAGCAACCTGGCCAAGGCCAAGATCAATCTGAAAAAACTGCTCAACAAGGGGCGCTCGCCCCGATAA